One Bremerella alba DNA segment encodes these proteins:
- a CDS encoding carboxypeptidase-like regulatory domain-containing protein, producing MKPFQSHLNRSFLVLLIALITSTTIGCFGSSSDGPDLAEVSGVVTMDGAPLQNIQVLFQPEADAGASRGLSDADGKFRVYYPTNSAGAVPGKHRVQFQLMDANATKDIVPKRYAVGSQGIPVDVTLTGPNEFTFDLAQR from the coding sequence ATGAAGCCTTTCCAATCTCACTTAAATCGATCGTTTTTAGTGCTGCTGATCGCTCTGATCACATCAACCACCATCGGTTGTTTCGGTTCGTCTTCGGACGGACCGGATCTGGCCGAAGTCAGTGGTGTGGTCACGATGGACGGAGCACCGCTTCAGAACATTCAAGTCCTATTCCAGCCCGAGGCCGATGCCGGCGCCTCGCGCGGACTGAGTGACGCCGACGGAAAATTTCGGGTTTACTATCCGACCAATTCCGCAGGTGCCGTGCCCGGCAAGCATCGTGTGCAGTTCCAGCTAATGGATGCCAACGCGACGAAAGACATTGTGCCTAAACGCTATGCCGTCGGCTCGCAAGGAATCCCCGTCGATGTAACCTTGACCGGGCCCAACGAGTTCACCTTTGACTTGGCTCAACGATAA
- a CDS encoding DUF1559 domain-containing protein: protein MERKPQTQRGFTLVELLVVIAIIGVLIALLLPAVQQAREAARRMQCTNQLKQIGLALHNYHDTHLVLPPATLNPSCQGCDASPYPATLKDNIRNITGHLLILPFLEQGAMHDQLDFRFPMGLCSAADGDTPPDATDAANNMAVLQGARIDLFACPSDPYDNLGTATTDWYHNENYARTSYGFIASDWNDYSTGLYWQGSSNSSSMRPAFGDNGAAKFRDITDGLSSSILMCETPMEKQSASYGPFWGAYTHTFWLQMSRGINTAHSPPDPRPYAWTPGSNHPGGCNAIFGDGSVHFLSETTNLDTLRYLTRIGDGEILGEY from the coding sequence ATGGAACGCAAACCTCAGACTCAGCGAGGATTTACGCTGGTCGAACTTCTGGTCGTGATCGCCATAATTGGCGTATTAATCGCACTGCTGCTTCCGGCGGTTCAACAAGCCCGCGAGGCTGCCCGGCGAATGCAATGCACAAACCAATTGAAGCAAATTGGGCTGGCACTGCACAACTATCACGATACGCATCTGGTTCTGCCGCCAGCGACCCTCAACCCGTCCTGCCAAGGCTGCGACGCTTCTCCTTATCCAGCCACACTGAAGGACAACATTCGTAACATCACGGGGCACTTGTTGATCTTGCCATTTCTAGAACAAGGCGCGATGCACGATCAGCTCGACTTCCGCTTCCCGATGGGGCTTTGCTCGGCGGCCGATGGCGATACGCCACCTGATGCAACCGACGCAGCCAATAACATGGCCGTGCTACAGGGTGCCCGAATCGACCTGTTTGCCTGTCCTTCCGATCCGTACGACAATCTAGGCACCGCCACCACGGATTGGTATCACAATGAGAACTACGCTCGGACCAGCTACGGTTTTATTGCCAGCGATTGGAACGACTACAGCACCGGTTTGTACTGGCAAGGGTCGAGCAATTCATCGTCAATGCGGCCGGCGTTCGGCGACAATGGCGCGGCTAAGTTTCGCGACATCACCGATGGCCTAAGCAGTTCGATCCTGATGTGTGAAACACCTATGGAGAAGCAGTCCGCCTCGTATGGTCCGTTCTGGGGTGCGTACACGCATACGTTCTGGCTGCAAATGTCGCGTGGGATTAATACGGCTCATTCACCACCAGATCCTCGTCCCTATGCCTGGACGCCCGGCAGCAATCACCCCGGCGGATGCAATGCGATCTTCGGAGATGGTTCGGTTCACTTCCTGAGCGAGACCACCAATCTCGATACGCTTCGTTATCTCACTCGGATCGGTGACGGCGAAATTTTGGGCGAATACTAA